GAAGTGGCTATTTTAGGAATAGGGACAATACAAAAACGTGTTGTTGTTCGCGATGACGATTCTTTAGCTATCCGAAGAATGGTATACGTAACCTTAACGTTTGACCATAGGGTGCTTGATGGCATTTATGGTAGTGAATTTTTAACCTCATTGAAAAATCGGTTAGAGTCTGTTACGATGAGCTAACACACTACGATTTTTTCCAAGGATTAAAGGGATGGGTTCTCCCACAACAGCTATTGATTTATGCCAAGATATTGTTGCTAAGCAAAAGGAATCTTTAGAACGCTTTTTTTCTACTTTCCAATGTGAGGGAACTTGGTTGCTAGCTGAGAAAATACTGAATCACCAAGGTTCTATATTCTTTTCTGGTGTGGGGAAAAGTGGTTGCATTGCAAGGAAGATAGCTGCTACTTTACAGTCCTTCGGAGAACGTGCTTTTTTTCTTTCTTCAGGAGATCTTCTTCATGGGGATCTTGGTATTATTCGCTCTGGAGATATTGTTTGTCTTTTTTCTAAAAGTGGGGAAACTCGGGAGCTTTTAGAATGGATTCCCTATTTAAAGGAACGAGGTGTATTTACTGTAGGTATTACGTCTGCTGCTTATTCCAGTTTAGCAATTCTTTGTGATCATGTGATTATCTTACCCATGATAGAAGAATTAGATCCTTTTAATCTTGTTCCCACGATATCAACAACATGCCAGTTATTATTTGGAGATCTTCTTGCTATTACACTACTGCGTAGTCGGGGGATATCTCTAGCGGATTATGGGAAGAATCATCCTGGTGGGCAAATTGGTTTGAAGGTTGTTGGGAAAATCCGAGATTATATGTTCCCAAAGACAGAAGTTCCTTTTTGTTCTCCAGAAAATACAATCGCAGATTCCTTAGATATTTTTTCTTCTTATGGTTGTGGTTGTGTTTGCATAGTGAATGAAAAATTCGAAATGCTGGGAATATTCACGGATGGAGATTTACGTAGATCGTTATCTCGTCATGGAGGGGATATCTTATTGCAGAAGCTTAAAGATGTTATGACTCCAAATCCTAGAGTAATCAATGAGGATGCTGATGTTCTTCTTGGTTTGCAAATGATGGAAACAGGAAGTCCTGTAACTATCCTACCTGTTGTAGATGCTAAAGATCAACGCTATGTTGTGGGATTGCTTCAGATGCATACGCTGGCAAAAGCAGGACTTATCTAAAGAATTAAAAAAATATCGGAAGAGAGAGTAAGCCGGATTCTGTCTACAAGATGGAAAAGACCATCTTGAGGGCAACCATTCATCTAGGGGATATATTACTATACCCCTCAAGCGATTATGAAAAAGTCTATGAGGAAGAAACTTCCTCACTATGCAGAAACAAAAACTTTTTCTCTTGCTTCAGATAGGGTTTGCATGTCTATTAAGTCACCTTAACAGCTCCTACTCTTAAAGTAGGAATTTTCAGCCTGTCTATAAAAGACCCTTTTATAGCGGAATGTTTTCTGTTGCACTTTCCGTAGCCTTACGGCCCCTGGAGTTTCTCCAGTATCTCTTCTTATGAAGTCCAGACTTTCCTCTCAATATACCTTATTAGAGATATAAAAAGCGGTTGCCTTTCTCTTCCGATGAACTTGTTATACAGCGGCGCGTCTTCGACGACGTTTTGCTGTAGAGCTATCAGCAGCGAGAGTGTCAGGTTCTCGCCAATATAAAATTCTAGAACAATGTTCACAGAAAATCAGTCGATCTTTTTTGCGGACTAAATTCTCATGCTGGGGAGTTAAAACTATGTGACATCCACTACAAACACGATTTTCTATGGGAACAACAACGCGATCTTTTTTATTGTTTAATAAACGTTCGTAAATAAGAAACATTTCAGGATCCGTAGCTTCTTTTAATTCACTACGTTGCTGTAATAAAGCTCTGCCTTCTTGATTAATATTCTTAATACTTTCACAGATTTCTTTTTCAATAGCGAAGCTGCTATTTTCTGTAGATGTTAGACTTTCTTTTAGGGAAACAATCAGGTCTTCACTTCCTGCTTGCTTATCCATAAGATCACTAAGTTGATGTTCTAGTGCACGACGCTCTTTGTTTGCTGCGGTCATTTCTTGAGTGAGCGCATTAAACTCATCCATCTTCTTCACAGCTGCTTGTTGACTTTCTAATTTGTTAATTTGATCAGAAATCTCTTGAATCCGATTCTCACCTTCTTTAATCTGATTCTTTAAGTTTTCCATCTCCAATTCTTTTTCCTGAACTTTACGACGAATGTCAGATTTAAGAGATTGGACTTTAGCGAGCTCTTTTTGATGCTCTTTCTTGACTCGCATCAAGCGAATCATTTTAATATCGAGCTCTTGAATGGCTAAAATGCTCTGGAGGGCTTCATGCATGAAAACTATTCCTTGCTTGGCTTAGTGGTTCCTAAATACGGATACGAAATCATGAGATTTAGGAATGAATACATCTGAAGAAGAAAGCAAGTTTACTGCTTTTTTAGCAAGAAGTAAAGAACGTTTTTTTCAATAAAAGAAATTCCTAAGAGACAATGACTTAAGAAAAGGCAAAAGTTTAACCACCCAACTAGTATGTGAATTAATTTTTACCAGTTCAACCCAAGAGCGAGTTTAAAAGATGATTTGAACTTGTTCCTTTGCCGTATAAGGCAGTCCGCCGCTTTAAAACGCTCCCAGCTTCTCTTTAGTTCTCTTTCCTAAATACGTAATTCACAGGGTTATTATCCTTATGAATCTAAGAGTAGGTTAATGGTGGGAGGAAAAAAATAAAAGGTTCTTTTTTGGGAATTTTTTATTTGAATGGTAGAGGAGAGATTTCTAATTGAAAACTCTCCTTTTTGTATTTCTCTAGGGAAGGGATGCAAACGGATCTTGTAAAAGAACAAGTAATTTTAAAGAATTCGGATTGGCAAGTGCTATGTTATTAATAGCTTCAACTAACGCTTTTTTACATAGATCATTGCAACCTAATAGCCACTCATAGTTTTGATTTCTCCTTGGTAAAAGGTCTCTTCCATTCACTTCATAAACAGAGGAGAATAGAGGGAGAGAAACTATGGAACAGCCTTTTTCAATAGCCTCATTTAAACAGTTCTCGTAGGCAAAAAGCGCGCGATTATAGTAACCATTCATTACTTCTTGATCACTTCCTGAGAATTCTTCAAGTTTAGGACCACGAATGTGTCCTATGAATTCTGGATATCTTTCTTTTTCTGAAAGCGGAATGGACGAGTTGTCTTTTATATTTAATTCTGTAGAGCGTGCTTCTGTTGGGGCAAATGGTATTTTAATAGAGGTTTGTCCCTGATATTGAGACGCGCCCCAATTTGAATGTTGCCCAAGTGAGGTTAATTCTCTAAACAGAGCTCGGGATTGATTTGAATTTGCCGTAATAACTGTTTGTGGACCCGGAGTTACTGCATTGAATGTTATTCCGCTTTGGCTTGTCACCATTCTCACAGTGTTTGATCTAGGAAGAGCGGAGAATTTAATAGAGAAGCCTGTAGTGGTATCTTCTTGGATTCCAAGTTTAATCCCAGGATTTTTCTTATTTTGGTAGAAGGATAGGCGGGTTCCTGGTGTGGTGACAAAGTTCGCATCTGCGGTCTGGGAGGGGAGAGCTCTAAAGTCTTGATCTAATGCTTGCGCCCAGTCTCCATCAGCTTTCTGTGTTAGCTGTTTGTGGACAAGTATAGCTACTCCAGCGAATAACACCGAGGCGATGGCTAAAGCAGCAAATACTGGAGATCCTAAAACAACGGCCAGAGTAATACCAGCTATTGTGGTTCCAACAGCTAATGCGCCAAGAATAGATAGAGAGGCTATCTTCAGTATCTTATTGTGTTTCTGAGTGGAGATCTCTCTGGAAGAGAGTGCGGGAGTCAAATTCGGCGCGTTGCGATTTCCGATTTGGTTATGGGAATCACCCGGGTTAATACTAGGCATAAAAAGTAATAATATTTAGTTTTTGTTAATTAATTTTATTAAAACTAAATGGCAATGACTAGTGATTTTATTCTTTATAATTTCTTAACTTTAGAAGA
This portion of the Chlamydia crocodili genome encodes:
- a CDS encoding KpsF/GutQ family sugar-phosphate isomerase — encoded protein: MGSPTTAIDLCQDIVAKQKESLERFFSTFQCEGTWLLAEKILNHQGSIFFSGVGKSGCIARKIAATLQSFGERAFFLSSGDLLHGDLGIIRSGDIVCLFSKSGETRELLEWIPYLKERGVFTVGITSAAYSSLAILCDHVIILPMIEELDPFNLVPTISTTCQLLFGDLLAITLLRSRGISLADYGKNHPGGQIGLKVVGKIRDYMFPKTEVPFCSPENTIADSLDIFSSYGCGCVCIVNEKFEMLGIFTDGDLRRSLSRHGGDILLQKLKDVMTPNPRVINEDADVLLGLQMMETGSPVTILPVVDAKDQRYVVGLLQMHTLAKAGLI
- the cdsZ gene encoding zinc ribbon domain regulatory protein CdsZ, which encodes MHEALQSILAIQELDIKMIRLMRVKKEHQKELAKVQSLKSDIRRKVQEKELEMENLKNQIKEGENRIQEISDQINKLESQQAAVKKMDEFNALTQEMTAANKERRALEHQLSDLMDKQAGSEDLIVSLKESLTSTENSSFAIEKEICESIKNINQEGRALLQQRSELKEATDPEMFLIYERLLNNKKDRVVVPIENRVCSGCHIVLTPQHENLVRKKDRLIFCEHCSRILYWREPDTLAADSSTAKRRRRRAAV